In Capsicum annuum cultivar UCD-10X-F1 chromosome 7, UCD10Xv1.1, whole genome shotgun sequence, one genomic interval encodes:
- the LOC107877777 gene encoding uncharacterized protein LOC107877777 isoform X2, with amino-acid sequence MVSGDNRSHHHPADFLLIKQDDKFFSRLLSKESTGKGESSFRYYYCGGSSGSIPFVWESQPGTPKHKFSDTSLPPLTPPPSYQTNAHLKSLQKQSKSNFFLSIFPKISSKRITFSPSVLTSSSVSSSCSSSFSMSSVQNSCNNSNPRNYRSRSEIEEYDHEKLQIPSSPTSTLCFGCGMGNSKCFRVNYPVKKNVKKKVCDWFQQRKSC; translated from the exons ATGGTGAGTGGTGATAACAGATCTCATCACCATCCTGCAGATTTTCTACTAATCAAACAAGATGACAAGTTCTTCTCAAGGCTTTTGTCTAAGGAAAGCACTGGAAAAGGTGAGTCTTCATTCAGGTATTACTATTGTGGAGGATCCTCTGGTTCAATTCCATTTGTTTGGGAATCTCAACCAGGTACTCCTAAACACAAATTTTCAGATACTTCTCTTCCTCCACTTACTCCTCCGCCTTCTTATCAAACTAATGCGCACTTGAAATCTTTGCAAAAACAATCAAAATCCAATTTTTTCCTCTCTATTTTCCCTAAGATTTCCTCCAAGAGAATTACATTTTCACCCTCAGTACTCACGTCCTCTTCTGTTTCGTCATCTTGTTCGTCGTCCTTCTCAATGTCTTCCGTCCAAAACTCTTGTAATAATTCCAACCCAAGAAACTACCGTTCACGATCAGAAATTGAGGAGTATGATCACGAGAAGCTGCAGATCCCTTCTTCACCAACTTCTACACTCTGTTTTGGCTGTGGAATGGGTAATTCTAAGTGTTTTCGAGTCAATTATCCAGTCAAGAAGAATGTCAAGAAG AAGGTGTGCGATTGGTTTCAGCAGAGAAAATCTTGCTGA
- the LOC107877777 gene encoding uncharacterized protein LOC107877777 isoform X1 — protein MVSGDNRSHHHPADFLLIKQDDKFFSRLLSKESTGKGESSFRYYYCGGSSGSIPFVWESQPGTPKHKFSDTSLPPLTPPPSYQTNAHLKSLQKQSKSNFFLSIFPKISSKRITFSPSVLTSSSVSSSCSSSFSMSSVQNSCNNSNPRNYRSRSEIEEYDHEKLQIPSSPTSTLCFGCGMGNSKCFRVNYPVKKNVKKLEGVRLVSAEKILLINHNGSA, from the exons ATGGTGAGTGGTGATAACAGATCTCATCACCATCCTGCAGATTTTCTACTAATCAAACAAGATGACAAGTTCTTCTCAAGGCTTTTGTCTAAGGAAAGCACTGGAAAAGGTGAGTCTTCATTCAGGTATTACTATTGTGGAGGATCCTCTGGTTCAATTCCATTTGTTTGGGAATCTCAACCAGGTACTCCTAAACACAAATTTTCAGATACTTCTCTTCCTCCACTTACTCCTCCGCCTTCTTATCAAACTAATGCGCACTTGAAATCTTTGCAAAAACAATCAAAATCCAATTTTTTCCTCTCTATTTTCCCTAAGATTTCCTCCAAGAGAATTACATTTTCACCCTCAGTACTCACGTCCTCTTCTGTTTCGTCATCTTGTTCGTCGTCCTTCTCAATGTCTTCCGTCCAAAACTCTTGTAATAATTCCAACCCAAGAAACTACCGTTCACGATCAGAAATTGAGGAGTATGATCACGAGAAGCTGCAGATCCCTTCTTCACCAACTTCTACACTCTGTTTTGGCTGTGGAATGGGTAATTCTAAGTGTTTTCGAGTCAATTATCCAGTCAAGAAGAATGTCAAGAAG TTAGAAGGTGTGCGATTGGTTTCAGCAGAGAAAATCTTGCTGATAAATCATAATGGTAGCGCGTGA